The following are encoded together in the Pseudoalteromonas shioyasakiensis genome:
- a CDS encoding sigma-54-dependent transcriptional regulator — protein MNTNSILVVEDDAGLREALIDTLEMSGIDCVAADSAEQAMILLKQNSYSLVVSDVQMGAMSGLDLLRSIKLNYPELPVLMMTAYATIDDAVEAMRLGAIDYMAKPFAPEVLLNMVSRYLPEKEKETDGPIVADPSSIKLLELASKVARSDASVMVLGPSGSGKEVLARFIHDKSNRSDAPFVAINCAAIPENMLEATLFGYEKGAFTGAIQACPGKFEQAQGGTILLDEITEMDLGLQAKLLRVLQEREVERLGGRKTIELDVRVLATSNRDLKEAVSENLFREDLYYRLNVFPLLWKPLAERPGDIIVLAEHLIERHCLKSKEPIAQLSEGAKQKLLSHAWPGNVRELDNVMQRALILCDGNSIHQDDVFIEELLTVDIKPVATPPHNAPVYQEQPVEVNLDTVPQVSEQGNYKDELKDKEHRIILETLARCNGKRKEVAETLGISPRTLRYKLAQMRDLGIALPA, from the coding sequence ATGAATACTAACTCTATTTTAGTCGTTGAAGACGACGCAGGCTTACGAGAAGCACTGATTGATACCCTTGAAATGTCGGGTATTGATTGCGTTGCTGCAGATAGCGCCGAACAAGCGATGATCTTGCTTAAGCAAAATAGCTATTCATTGGTTGTTAGTGATGTGCAAATGGGCGCTATGAGCGGCCTTGACCTACTACGTAGCATTAAACTTAATTATCCTGAGCTGCCGGTATTAATGATGACGGCCTATGCCACTATCGATGATGCTGTAGAAGCAATGCGTTTAGGCGCGATTGATTACATGGCAAAACCGTTTGCTCCAGAAGTGCTCCTTAATATGGTTAGCCGTTATTTGCCTGAAAAAGAAAAAGAAACCGATGGTCCAATCGTTGCCGATCCATCAAGCATTAAGCTATTAGAGCTCGCGAGCAAAGTTGCCCGCTCAGATGCCAGTGTCATGGTACTCGGCCCAAGTGGCTCGGGTAAAGAAGTGTTGGCTCGTTTTATCCACGATAAATCAAATCGTAGCGATGCTCCCTTTGTGGCTATTAACTGTGCTGCTATTCCTGAAAACATGCTTGAAGCAACCTTATTCGGTTACGAAAAAGGGGCGTTTACCGGCGCTATTCAAGCTTGCCCGGGTAAATTTGAGCAAGCTCAAGGTGGTACCATCTTACTTGATGAAATTACTGAGATGGATTTAGGCTTACAAGCTAAATTACTGCGTGTACTTCAAGAGCGCGAAGTAGAGCGCTTAGGCGGTCGTAAAACCATAGAGCTTGATGTTCGCGTTCTAGCTACAAGTAACCGAGATTTGAAAGAAGCGGTGAGCGAAAATCTATTTAGAGAAGATTTATATTATCGCTTAAATGTATTCCCGCTATTGTGGAAACCATTAGCCGAGCGTCCTGGCGACATTATTGTATTGGCTGAGCATTTAATAGAGCGTCATTGCCTGAAAAGTAAAGAGCCTATAGCTCAACTAAGTGAGGGTGCGAAACAAAAGCTGCTATCGCATGCTTGGCCAGGTAACGTACGAGAGCTTGATAACGTTATGCAACGGGCATTGATATTATGTGATGGTAATAGTATTCATCAAGATGATGTCTTTATTGAAGAGTTGCTTACGGTGGATATCAAGCCAGTCGCTACGCCACCACACAACGCTCCGGTATATCAAGAACAGCCTGTTGAAGTTAATTTAGATACCGTGCCACAAGTGAGTGAGCAAGGTAATTACAAAGACGAGCTGAAAGACAAAGAGCATCGTATTATTTTAGAAACCTTAGCTCGCTGTAATGGTAAGCGTAAAGAGGTTGCAGAAACCTTAGGTATTAGTCCTCGCACGTTACGTTATAAACTGGCGCAAATGCGAGACTTGGGTATCGCCTTACCTGCATAA
- a CDS encoding sensor histidine kinase, protein MALANVLKPQFITAKQYNPCLQQEEYVGELSDLRQQASWLGHLVDTMPAGVVVLDGRGMIAKANQIAIDMLGEPLEGEKWFSVIQRSFRPKQDDGHEVSLKDGRLIKLDITALAPEPGQLILMTDLTETRRLQKRVAHMQRLSALGKMVASLAHQVRTPLSAAMLYAANLGSKRLPESSRGNFHTKLMSRLKDLETQVNDMLLFAKSGEQQVVESVSMQQLLNEVKAGADAMVAQNNSELSVNLPEPDIEIMGNKTALASAIQNLIHNSIQIIGTEAVVTLSAERDETSENCVRISVSDNGPGVDLRHANKLFEPFYTTKSQGTGLGLAVVSSVANAHQGRVEVANNAHGGACFSLILPISAEPMSAEAK, encoded by the coding sequence ATGGCCTTAGCAAATGTCCTAAAACCACAATTTATCACAGCCAAACAATATAACCCATGCTTACAGCAAGAAGAGTATGTGGGTGAATTGAGTGATCTGCGCCAACAAGCCAGTTGGTTAGGCCACTTGGTTGATACCATGCCTGCGGGTGTGGTGGTTTTAGATGGCCGAGGCATGATCGCAAAAGCCAATCAAATTGCCATTGATATGCTAGGTGAACCCCTTGAAGGTGAAAAGTGGTTTAGCGTTATTCAACGCTCATTTCGACCAAAGCAAGACGATGGACATGAAGTATCACTTAAGGATGGCCGTTTAATAAAGCTTGATATTACTGCGCTTGCTCCAGAGCCAGGGCAGTTAATTTTAATGACAGATTTAACTGAAACCAGACGCTTACAAAAGCGAGTAGCACATATGCAGCGCTTAAGTGCGCTTGGCAAAATGGTCGCTTCGCTTGCTCATCAAGTCAGAACACCGTTATCAGCGGCCATGCTGTATGCCGCAAATTTAGGCTCAAAGCGATTGCCAGAAAGCTCGCGTGGCAACTTTCATACAAAGTTAATGTCGCGTTTAAAAGATTTAGAAACTCAAGTGAACGATATGCTGTTATTTGCCAAAAGTGGTGAGCAACAAGTGGTCGAAAGCGTTTCAATGCAGCAGTTACTTAATGAAGTAAAAGCCGGTGCTGATGCTATGGTTGCGCAAAATAACAGTGAACTAAGCGTGAACTTACCAGAACCTGATATTGAAATTATGGGTAATAAAACGGCTCTGGCGAGTGCTATTCAAAACCTGATCCACAATAGTATTCAAATTATTGGTACTGAGGCTGTGGTAACCCTGAGTGCCGAACGTGACGAAACTAGCGAAAACTGTGTTCGCATCAGTGTCAGTGATAATGGCCCGGGTGTTGATTTACGTCATGCCAACAAATTATTCGAACCTTTTTACACTACCAAAAGCCAAGGCACGGGGCTTGGACTTGCTGTTGTAAGTTCAGTCGCCAATGCGCACCAAGGACGGGTTGAAGTGGCTAATAATGCTCATGGGGGAGCATGTTTTAGTTTGATCTTGCCAATTAGTGCAGAACCAATGTCAGCGGAGGCAAAATGA
- a CDS encoding DNA-3-methyladenine glycosylase I: protein MQKEHHCRCPWLDTSKEDYVAYHDQEWGVPLYDDHRLFEFITLESAQAGLSWYTILKKRDGYRSAFKNFVVEDVAKMTEDDVERLMQFEGIIRNRAKIAATINNAQRFIEIQKEFGSFSNYQWQFVGGKPLVNDLDKLADYPAITEASTAFAKDLKKRGFKFLGPTTVYAHMQACGMVNDHSNDCFRKQEIIDSY from the coding sequence ATGCAAAAAGAACACCATTGTCGTTGCCCATGGCTCGATACCAGCAAAGAAGATTATGTGGCCTATCATGACCAAGAATGGGGGGTGCCATTATATGATGATCACCGCTTATTTGAATTTATAACCTTAGAGTCAGCACAAGCGGGACTGAGTTGGTATACCATACTTAAAAAGCGTGATGGCTATCGCAGTGCCTTCAAAAACTTTGTTGTTGAAGACGTTGCCAAAATGACCGAAGACGACGTCGAACGATTAATGCAGTTTGAAGGTATTATTCGTAATCGTGCTAAAATCGCTGCCACTATCAATAACGCGCAGCGTTTTATTGAAATTCAAAAAGAGTTTGGCAGTTTCTCAAACTACCAATGGCAGTTTGTGGGTGGCAAGCCACTGGTAAACGACCTCGATAAATTAGCGGACTATCCGGCTATTACTGAAGCCTCAACAGCATTCGCCAAAGATTTAAAAAAGCGCGGCTTTAAGTTTTTGGGCCCGACTACGGTGTATGCCCACATGCAGGCCTGCGGCATGGTTAACGACCACAGTAATGATTGCTTTAGAAAACAAGAGATTATTGATAGTTATTAA
- a CDS encoding sigma-54 dependent transcriptional regulator: MILILDNNNNRAIGLHAALTFIGETAQLVDETSLQSFCEKHQQQECMVILGALQQLNHEAVIKQFPAIPFLLIGETLKPLLSIANVVGLICEPFNHDVTTQLLHDCQQYQRMLPGDHKQAKSNKSFDGLVGETEAVKDVRFLIEQVAKTDANVLILGESGTGKEVVARNVHLLSKRNTGPFVPVNCGAIPGELLESELFGHEKGAFTGAISARKGRFELAQGGTLFLDEIGDMPLQMQVKLLRVLQERSYERVGGTKPIQADVRIIAATHRNLEEMIEKGDFREDLFYRLNVFPIENPSLSERADDIPLLLKELMRRVNEQSGTTAKFTERAIQSLKEHAWPGNIRELANLVERMVIMFPDKVVDVPDLPAKYRYIEVEAYEPEYPEELMERDAFNDIFSTGFSDYDEEELDVPATTADSGLLPDEGIELKEYLAELEISLISQALERYDYVVARAAEILGVRRTTLVEKMKKYNLTRD, from the coding sequence ATGATCTTAATTTTAGACAATAATAATAATCGTGCGATAGGTTTACATGCAGCACTTACCTTCATTGGTGAAACTGCACAATTAGTTGATGAGACTTCATTACAGTCTTTTTGTGAAAAACATCAACAGCAAGAATGCATGGTCATTCTTGGTGCTTTACAGCAGCTAAATCACGAGGCTGTGATCAAACAGTTTCCTGCCATTCCGTTTTTATTAATTGGTGAAACACTCAAACCGTTACTAAGCATTGCAAATGTAGTAGGTTTAATTTGTGAGCCATTTAACCATGATGTAACTACTCAGCTATTGCATGATTGTCAGCAATATCAGCGCATGCTACCGGGTGACCATAAACAAGCTAAATCTAACAAATCATTTGATGGTTTAGTAGGTGAAACCGAAGCTGTAAAAGATGTGCGCTTTTTAATTGAGCAAGTAGCAAAAACCGATGCCAATGTGCTGATCTTAGGTGAGTCAGGCACAGGTAAAGAAGTTGTTGCACGCAACGTTCATTTACTCTCTAAACGCAATACCGGGCCATTTGTGCCGGTAAACTGTGGTGCTATCCCAGGCGAACTACTTGAAAGTGAGCTATTTGGCCATGAAAAGGGTGCCTTTACGGGCGCTATTTCTGCACGCAAAGGGCGTTTTGAATTAGCGCAAGGCGGCACGCTGTTTCTAGATGAAATTGGTGATATGCCTTTGCAAATGCAGGTTAAACTACTGCGTGTGTTGCAAGAGCGTAGCTATGAGCGAGTAGGGGGTACTAAGCCTATTCAAGCAGATGTACGCATTATTGCTGCGACTCACCGCAACCTTGAAGAAATGATTGAAAAGGGCGACTTCCGTGAAGACCTTTTTTATCGCTTAAACGTGTTTCCAATTGAAAATCCTTCGCTTAGTGAGCGTGCCGACGACATTCCTCTGCTTTTAAAAGAGTTAATGCGTCGTGTGAACGAGCAAAGTGGCACAACGGCCAAATTCACTGAGCGTGCGATTCAAAGCTTAAAAGAGCATGCGTGGCCGGGGAATATTCGTGAGCTTGCTAACTTAGTTGAACGCATGGTGATCATGTTCCCTGATAAAGTGGTTGATGTGCCAGACCTACCAGCTAAATATCGTTATATCGAAGTCGAGGCTTATGAGCCTGAGTACCCTGAAGAGTTGATGGAGCGAGATGCTTTCAACGATATTTTCAGTACCGGCTTTAGTGATTATGATGAGGAAGAGCTTGATGTACCAGCAACAACGGCTGACTCAGGTTTATTACCAGATGAAGGAATTGAGCTCAAAGAGTATCTTGCTGAGCTAGAAATTAGCTTAATCAGCCAAGCATTAGAGCGCTATGATTACGTTGTTGCACGTGCAGCAGAAATTTTAGGTGTTCGCCGCACCACACTAGTCGAAAAAATGAAGAAATATAACCTAACGCGTGATTAA
- a CDS encoding MBL fold metallo-hydrolase, translating into MKVRYIYSACIEIETPDIRILTDPWFTPGAYDGAWYQFPELKEPLSVIKEPDVIYISHIHPDHYDPIFIKKLFERYGEKPVLIPSFEKNYLYHKAKADGIRVTEVNEIKYGDTNIHIIPNVHGSDSDIDSALFVNYKDKNLLNLNDCIESPKHVYELKTIINQYCDKLDLLALGYTGAGPFPQTYYELSDPELLIKAELKKQQFFKRYISYTEHFDSTYHLPFAGKYMLAGKLTELNDFRGVADAFEVKSFDSKAIVLADHGNGEIDLASGHISAQREQLYSHQDYEARKAELKDKKLDYENEIYVPIEKIKFRKLLFESLVKARAKSELAEDYFFVFHIHINDKKVLTLALNCNKYSEVELLEQYEGLEPRSEYHVDYRHFFGCLTGLYHWNNAEVASFINVRRVPNIHNARAQAFLNFLSVA; encoded by the coding sequence ATGAAAGTGAGGTATATCTACAGTGCTTGTATTGAGATCGAAACGCCAGACATCAGAATATTAACAGACCCATGGTTTACTCCAGGCGCCTACGATGGAGCATGGTACCAGTTTCCTGAATTGAAAGAGCCTCTTTCTGTGATAAAGGAGCCTGATGTAATTTATATTTCTCACATTCATCCTGACCATTATGATCCAATATTTATAAAAAAATTATTTGAAAGATATGGTGAAAAACCCGTTTTAATTCCTAGTTTTGAGAAAAATTACCTTTATCATAAAGCGAAAGCTGACGGGATTCGTGTAACGGAAGTCAATGAAATCAAATATGGTGATACCAATATTCATATCATACCGAATGTACATGGCTCAGACTCTGATATAGATTCAGCACTTTTTGTTAATTACAAAGATAAAAATTTACTAAACTTAAACGATTGTATTGAAAGCCCAAAACATGTTTATGAGCTTAAAACTATAATTAATCAATATTGTGATAAGCTTGATTTACTGGCTTTAGGATACACTGGAGCTGGACCATTTCCCCAAACATATTATGAATTATCCGATCCAGAGCTACTAATTAAAGCCGAATTAAAAAAGCAGCAATTCTTTAAGAGATATATAAGCTACACAGAGCATTTTGATTCAACATATCATTTACCATTTGCAGGTAAGTACATGCTTGCAGGAAAGCTTACAGAATTAAATGACTTTAGAGGAGTCGCGGATGCATTTGAAGTGAAATCATTTGATTCTAAAGCGATTGTTCTTGCAGATCATGGTAATGGAGAAATAGATTTAGCATCGGGTCACATTTCAGCTCAAAGGGAGCAACTATACTCCCACCAAGATTATGAAGCTCGTAAAGCAGAGTTAAAAGATAAAAAACTTGATTATGAAAACGAAATTTATGTACCAATAGAGAAAATTAAATTTCGAAAGTTACTTTTTGAAAGTTTAGTTAAGGCAAGAGCAAAATCAGAACTCGCGGAAGATTATTTTTTTGTATTTCATATCCATATTAACGACAAAAAAGTACTAACCTTAGCGCTAAACTGTAATAAGTACTCGGAGGTTGAGCTACTTGAACAGTATGAAGGACTAGAACCTAGAAGTGAGTACCACGTTGATTATAGGCATTTTTTTGGATGTTTAACGGGTTTGTATCATTGGAATAATGCTGAAGTTGCTAGTTTTATTAATGTTCGAAGGGTACCAAATATCCATAATGCAAGAGCTCAGGCATTCTTAAATTTTCTTTCTGTTGCCTAA